TAACTCTAACTTTCATAAAATTGCttttaattacagtttttctttttgttttatgcttttatacGTTTGATTATTCTTAAATTTTTATTCAACATCTTTTATCTTGGTTTCTATTTCTTGAGCTTATTCAGTTTTTGTAATTGCACTCcgtatttaaaaatatgttaaatatgatttgaaaaaaatttaacGATTTAACATACAGCAACGTATTgcactgtgtatttttatgtttttatgtctgtaaaagactttgtaaatgtgttcttgatatgttttggtttggtaatggtttaaaataaaatgggcATCAATAATAACATTCCAAATACATAATGTATAATTATATAACTCTTTGAAAGGGATCATTCTACCTAATAAGTATTTTACTATAGTAATATCTTGAATGtagaacttttacttgtatcGAGTTATATtatgagtacttcttccaccactggttgtttatgtaaatgttcataataatattttgtactgtttttttcagtgctgatgGGACCATTAGCAGCATCAGTGGCTCTGCATGGTCTAAAGACCCAGCTgagcctgccaagctgcaggtCTCCTTCTTTGAGAGTAAGGACTCCTGAATTTATTACAAACCTTGGACATTTTACAATTCCAGCACTTGAAGTTGAGtcttttgaaaaaacttttaaaaaaccttttcacTTGCCTGTCCTCTCTACACCTCCAGACTCTCCCCCTGCTCCTTACTGGGTGCTGTCCACCGACTACGACAACTACTCTCTGGTCTACAGCTGCACCGACCTCGGTGTGCTGCACGTGGAGTTTGCCTGGATCATGAGCAGGCAGCCCACCCTGCCCGAGGAGACCCTGGAGGAGCTGCACAGCACCCTGTCCTCCATCGGAGTCAGAGTGGACAAGCTGCTCACCACTAACCAGGACGTAGAGTACTGCAGCGCCATGAACCAGTAAACAGACTGAGATGTGTGGTGCTTCTGAAGTACCTCTCACCGTTTGCCTCATGCAAAGTCAATGCAATAAACTTATTCAAACAT
The DNA window shown above is from Plectropomus leopardus isolate mb unplaced genomic scaffold, YSFRI_Pleo_2.0 unplaced_scaffold23659, whole genome shotgun sequence and carries:
- the LOC121966236 gene encoding apolipoprotein D-like, which codes for ADGTISSISGSAWSKDPAEPAKLQVSFFENSPPAPYWVLSTDYDNYSLVYSCTDLGVLHVEFAWIMSRQPTLPEETLEELHSTLSSIGVRVDKLLTTNQDVEYCSAMNQ